The DNA region GCGTGCCAAAGGAGCACCGGCAGGGCGACGAAGACCGCGGCCACGAAGGCCACCTTGAGCTTGGCGAAAAAGGCCTCGGCCACGCCCGTGCCGATGACGGTGAGGCCCGCGGCTTCGAGGCGCAGCAGGGGCGCGGTCATGAAGGCGATGAGCCAACCCGCCACCGCGTAACAGGCCAGGAAGGCCACGAACACGGCCACGGCGGACCTGATGAGCCGCGAGCGCAGTTCCTCCAGGTGCGCGGTCAGCGGCATGCTGGCGTCGTCCGACAGCCGCTCCTTCTCTTCCGCGCCGACGCTCTCCTCCGCGCCCGCTCCTTCGTCCGCGTTCACTCTTTCGTGGGGGGATCGCCCGCTGGAGAAATGGTATTGGCGGGGGCGCCTTCTCCGGACGGCTCGGGTTGCGTGCTCTCGCTCGAAGGGGGCGTCTCGATCTCGTCCGCCGCGGTTTGCAGCTCGCGCTTCATGTCGTCGGTGGTGCGGCGAAACTCGGCCAGCCCCCGGCCCAGGGCGCGCGCCATCTCGGGCAGCTTCTTGGGCCCCAGGACGATCAAGGCCACGGCCAGGATCAAGAGCAGCTCGGGCATTCCGATACCAAACATTCCGACTCCCAGAGGGTAGGCTAAGGCATTTGCGGGGGGGAGTCAAAGAGTGCTGCGGACGGCGCGGCGGCGCCGTCCGCGCTTTGACTCGGTCTGTTGCGTAGTGGTATGTTGCCCGTCAACATGCCCCGTTCCGCCATCGTCACCGACCCGGTGTTCCTCAAGCACGAACCGGGTCCGTACCACCCCGAGAACCCGCAACGGATCAAGACGCTTCTCGACCTCGCCGCCGAGGTCACGGGTGGCGGCGACCGCTTCGAGCTGCTGCCCTTGCGCGCGGCGGCGCAGGCGGAACTGGAGCTGTGTCACGGTTCGGACTACATCGACCTTGTCCGCTCCACTTCCGGGCACAACCGCTTCGCCCTCGACGGCGACACGATCACGTGCCGGGACTCGTTCGGCGTGGCGCTGATGGCGGTGGGCGGGTTCCTGCAACTGCTGGACGCGGTGGCGGCCTCCGACTACGGCAACGGCTTCACCATGGCGCGGCCGCCGGGGCATCACGCGCTGCGCAACCGCGGCATGGGCTTCTGCCTGTTCAACACGGTGGCCATCGGCGCCCGCTATCTCCAGGAGAAGCACGGCGCGCGGCGGGTCGCCATCATGGATTGGGACGTGCACCACGGCAACGGCTCGCA from Deltaproteobacteria bacterium includes:
- a CDS encoding histone deacetylase, which translates into the protein MLPVNMPRSAIVTDPVFLKHEPGPYHPENPQRIKTLLDLAAEVTGGGDRFELLPLRAAAQAELELCHGSDYIDLVRSTSGHNRFALDGDTITCRDSFGVALMAVGGFLQLLDAVAASDYGNGFTMARPPGHHALRNRGMGFCLFNTVAIGARYLQEKHGARRVAIMDWDVHHGNGSQDAFYDDPSVLFLSTHQYPYYPGTGAADEVGSGRGEGYTVNVPLPAGCGDAEYLAVFRDIIVPAIERYEPDWLLVSAGFDSHRDDPLAAMGVTEQGFGVMANALLELARKHTGGKIAFLLEGGYDLAALRNSVATVLECMQSEEAASFEASGERIATRIREVLQIHERYR
- the tatB gene encoding Sec-independent protein translocase protein TatB; translation: MFGIGMPELLLILAVALIVLGPKKLPEMARALGRGLAEFRRTTDDMKRELQTAADEIETPPSSESTQPEPSGEGAPANTISPAGDPPTKE